In a single window of the Candidatus Celerinatantimonas neptuna genome:
- the cdiA gene encoding 16S rRNA endonuclease CdiA, translated as MTMFHRIRLFELCNRLIVDFLCFLLVFQPLLANAAQLKADPHASAANRPVITQAANGVPMVNIATPNAKGLSHNQYHDFNVGRRGLILNNATAEMGRSKLGGIVEGNPNLKHSGPAAVILNEVTSTNPSTLKGMLEVYGHSADVIIANPNGLTCNGCGFINTPRATLTTGVPQIATDGTLSGFRVGQGRIDIGRNGADLKQTALFDLVSRQIHLDGPVNAKNRLGLFSGRNTFDYATRQLHPLQKGRHKAAPEVAIDSTAFGGMYAGQIQIMATDAGTGVRMRGDMAANAKAMHITASGQIVLNHATAQTGLTATSTHQGITVTDAAYAGKNLSLNGHTHVALAKQADVAAKQAITVTSQTLTLGDQSQILNGVDSKGNATQTHDAIHLHTSGNATLGQGQVSSSGALDITANTLDVSRSAATTSNTLSAQNGLTIAARQILAQHGRIATNGNLKLSGAPDLTLDHGQYTAQGTIQMSATRLSSSATMTAGGNLTATATGQQLQNSGQVHSNAGVVLQSAGALTNRGTVSAQATLQSSAGSTLSNTGTLNANGMQLAASTLVNSGTLLNYQQALQLIAHQALSNSGRIDSLDTLSIHDAGALTNSGTLVAQQPLTLETGILTNSGQLNAAQIHGTLKGIDNRGAIESLSGDLTLQDSGDLDNQGQLVSAAQKTTIQVQGDIHNEGLIAAKTALSLTVNGQYQSQAQGTLQADSVTVQAHGVDNGGQITASQGALMLASAKDITNSGTLQTKQGLTLSLPGDMTNSGTVQSGQTLSVTPAKQQTIGTLTNQQGGQIKAASLSLPVAKLINAGVIRATGALNLHDRGALQNAAHGRIIAGTLQLNAQSLTNQGTLGTLDGDAQITTSAGLTNRGILQSAGGLQLTVHQALTNDAAGQIQGKTLSVTSQGLSNAGVLGARAGLFQLTDTGDVTNSGELLANANQQLTITGSLTNSGVIQSLKQVTITTHTGPSAGTYQSSTGGVLQGQSVTLQSDDVTNAGAMTASGGILKLRSDHQITNSGAIEAKSALQLILPGTLTNSGILLSEQGLSVAQASGAAIAGLTNDPSGQIQAMTVSLPVASLRNAGHIRAVKTLSITDHGALTNQGTVQANDDITLHIHGNVDNQGTLSAGGTLQLQGLAQGASGTVHNEQHGQWIGGQLTLHSAALTNQGTLGSTLGDVTLETPGTVTNTGTFVSQGNLSLQTDQALTNSGTLLAHQQLTLSGLKTTQANAALTNSGILQGGTVQLHSTTVSNTGRMVATGQGGLSLTTPDALTNAGTLDSLGSLTLHLGHGLTNPGQMEAKQALSLMLSGDLSNRGTLLSEQALSLQGVASFTNTASGHIQAARLNLPVGTFSNAGYIGAVNDLIITDPGTLTNSGSLLSGGDSSLTVASSLTNQGQIQANGTLTVHGTTARQASGALTNDAKATLSATTLQLHAARFTNDGTLSSGAGGMTGS; from the coding sequence ATGACAATGTTTCATCGGATCCGGCTTTTTGAACTGTGTAACCGGCTGATTGTCGATTTTCTCTGTTTTTTACTGGTGTTTCAGCCCCTGCTGGCCAATGCGGCCCAGCTCAAAGCGGATCCACATGCGTCGGCGGCCAACCGCCCGGTGATCACCCAGGCGGCCAATGGGGTGCCGATGGTCAATATTGCTACCCCCAATGCTAAAGGGCTCTCCCATAACCAGTATCATGATTTTAATGTGGGCCGCCGGGGACTGATCCTCAACAATGCTACCGCTGAAATGGGGCGCTCCAAGCTGGGCGGGATTGTTGAAGGAAATCCAAATCTGAAACACAGTGGCCCGGCGGCGGTTATTCTCAATGAAGTGACCAGCACCAATCCGTCGACCCTCAAGGGCATGCTGGAAGTGTATGGCCATTCGGCGGATGTCATCATTGCCAACCCCAACGGACTGACCTGCAATGGCTGCGGGTTTATCAATACCCCGCGTGCCACGCTGACCACCGGGGTGCCTCAAATTGCCACAGACGGGACACTGAGCGGATTTCGGGTGGGCCAGGGACGCATTGATATCGGGCGTAACGGCGCCGATTTAAAGCAGACGGCCCTCTTTGATCTGGTCTCCCGACAGATCCACCTTGACGGACCGGTCAATGCAAAAAACCGGCTGGGCCTGTTTAGTGGCCGTAACACCTTTGATTATGCCACCCGACAGCTGCATCCGCTTCAGAAAGGCCGTCACAAAGCGGCCCCGGAAGTGGCCATCGATTCGACCGCCTTTGGTGGGATGTATGCCGGTCAGATCCAGATTATGGCGACAGACGCGGGAACCGGAGTACGGATGCGCGGTGATATGGCCGCCAACGCAAAGGCCATGCACATTACGGCCAGTGGTCAGATTGTCCTGAATCATGCCACGGCCCAAACCGGTTTAACCGCAACGTCGACACATCAAGGTATCACCGTGACCGATGCGGCCTATGCCGGAAAAAACCTCAGTCTGAATGGGCATACCCACGTGGCACTGGCGAAACAGGCCGACGTGGCGGCGAAACAGGCCATCACGGTCACCAGTCAGACATTAACGCTGGGCGATCAAAGCCAGATCCTCAATGGGGTGGACTCGAAAGGAAACGCCACGCAGACCCATGATGCGATCCATCTTCACACCAGCGGGAACGCAACGCTCGGACAGGGCCAGGTCAGTTCGTCCGGGGCTTTAGATATCACGGCCAATACCCTTGATGTGAGTCGATCTGCGGCGACGACGAGCAATACGCTGAGTGCACAAAATGGGCTGACGATCGCAGCCCGGCAGATCCTCGCACAGCATGGACGCATTGCGACCAATGGCAATTTAAAACTCAGCGGTGCGCCTGATCTGACACTGGACCATGGGCAATACACCGCACAGGGAACGATCCAGATGTCAGCGACCCGGTTGTCGTCCAGTGCGACGATGACCGCAGGGGGAAACCTCACGGCCACCGCGACAGGACAGCAACTGCAAAACAGTGGGCAGGTGCACAGTAATGCCGGGGTCGTATTGCAATCGGCCGGGGCTCTGACCAACAGAGGCACCGTCAGTGCACAGGCCACCTTACAGAGCAGCGCCGGGAGCACGCTGAGTAATACCGGAACACTGAATGCTAATGGTATGCAATTGGCGGCGTCCACTCTTGTGAATAGCGGCACGTTACTCAACTATCAGCAGGCGTTGCAGCTGATCGCTCATCAGGCCCTGAGTAACAGCGGACGTATCGATTCGCTGGACACCCTGAGTATCCACGATGCGGGGGCACTGACCAATAGCGGAACCCTTGTGGCCCAGCAGCCGCTGACCCTGGAGACCGGGATACTGACCAATTCAGGGCAGCTGAATGCGGCGCAAATTCATGGCACTCTCAAAGGGATTGACAACCGGGGGGCCATCGAGAGTCTCAGCGGTGATTTAACACTGCAGGATTCCGGTGATCTGGATAACCAGGGGCAACTGGTCTCAGCGGCGCAGAAGACGACTATTCAGGTTCAAGGCGATATCCATAATGAGGGTTTGATCGCTGCAAAGACGGCCTTGAGCCTGACCGTCAACGGCCAGTATCAGAGCCAGGCTCAGGGCACTTTGCAGGCCGACTCGGTGACGGTGCAGGCGCACGGGGTTGATAATGGCGGACAGATCACGGCCAGTCAGGGCGCGCTGATGCTGGCGAGTGCGAAGGATATCACCAACAGTGGAACCCTTCAGACCAAACAGGGGCTGACCCTGAGCCTGCCGGGGGATATGACCAACAGCGGCACGGTGCAAAGCGGGCAGACGCTGAGCGTTACCCCAGCGAAGCAACAGACTATCGGCACCCTGACCAATCAGCAGGGCGGACAAATCAAAGCCGCCAGCCTGAGTCTGCCGGTGGCGAAGCTGATCAATGCCGGCGTGATCCGGGCAACCGGCGCGCTGAACCTTCATGATCGCGGGGCACTTCAGAATGCAGCGCATGGCCGGATCATCGCCGGAACCTTGCAACTGAATGCCCAGTCACTGACCAACCAGGGGACCCTGGGCACGTTGGATGGCGATGCACAGATCACCACCTCGGCTGGGCTGACCAACCGCGGGATCCTGCAAAGTGCCGGTGGATTGCAATTAACAGTTCACCAGGCATTGACCAATGATGCAGCCGGGCAGATCCAGGGAAAAACCCTGTCAGTCACCAGCCAGGGACTGAGCAATGCCGGGGTTCTGGGCGCCCGGGCAGGATTATTCCAGCTGACCGACACCGGGGATGTAACCAACAGTGGTGAGCTGCTTGCCAACGCCAATCAGCAGCTCACCATCACCGGCAGCCTGACCAACAGCGGTGTGATCCAGAGCCTGAAACAAGTCACCATCACCACTCATACCGGTCCGTCGGCCGGGACCTATCAGAGCAGTACCGGCGGTGTACTACAGGGGCAGTCAGTGACCCTTCAGAGCGATGACGTCACCAATGCCGGGGCCATGACAGCCAGTGGCGGTATCCTCAAATTGAGGAGTGATCATCAAATCACCAATAGCGGGGCTATCGAAGCAAAAAGCGCTTTGCAACTGATATTACCGGGAACCCTCACTAACAGCGGGATACTGCTCAGTGAACAGGGACTGAGCGTGGCGCAGGCCAGTGGCGCGGCCATTGCCGGGCTGACCAATGACCCGAGTGGACAGATCCAGGCGATGACCGTGAGTCTGCCTGTCGCGAGTCTTCGCAATGCCGGTCACATTCGGGCCGTTAAAACCCTGAGTATCACCGACCACGGGGCCCTGACCAACCAGGGGACGGTGCAGGCGAATGACGATATCACCCTGCATATTCACGGCAATGTCGATAACCAGGGAACGCTGAGTGCCGGCGGCACACTGCAACTGCAGGGACTGGCACAAGGAGCCAGTGGGACCGTGCACAATGAACAACATGGCCAGTGGATTGGCGGGCAGCTGACCCTTCACAGTGCAGCGCTGACCAACCAGGGGACCCTCGGATCCACCCTTGGAGATGTGACCCTGGAGACCCCAGGGACGGTGACCAACACCGGAACCTTCGTCAGCCAGGGCAACCTGAGCCTGCAAACGGACCAGGCCCTGACGAACAGTGGGACGTTACTGGCCCATCAGCAGCTCACGTTGAGTGGGTTGAAAACCACGCAGGCCAATGCCGCGCTGACCAACAGTGGCATTCTGCAGGGCGGCACCGTGCAGCTGCACAGCACCACCGTCAGCAATACCGGGCGGATGGTCGCGACCGGACAAGGTGGGCTGAGCCTGACTACCCCGGATGCGCTGACCAATGCCGGGACACTCGACAGCCTGGGAAGCCTGACCCTGCATCTCGGCCATGGCCTGACCAACCCCGGTCAGATGGAAGCGAAACAGGCGCTGAGTTTGATGTTGAGCGGGGATCTGAGTAACCGTGGCACCCTGCTCAGTGAACAGGCCCTGAGCCTGCAGGGCGTCGCCTCATTCACCAACACCGCCAGCGGTCATATCCAGGCTGCCCGGTTAAATCTGCCGGTGGGCACCTTCAGCAATGCCGGTTACATCGGGGCGGTCAACGACCTGATCATCACCGACCCGGGCACCCTGACGAACAGCGGTTCTCTGCTCAGTGGTGGGGATAGTTCCCTGACCGTTGCGAGCAGCCTGACCAATCAGGGCCAGATCCAGGCCAACGGCACCCTGACCGTGCATGGTACCACCGCCAGACAGGCCAGCGGGGCGTTGACCAATGACGCCAAAGCCACCTTAAGCGCGACCACCTTACAGCTTCATGCGGCCCGCTTCACCAATGACGGCACCCTGAGCAGTGGGGCCGGTGGCATGACGGGCAGCTGA